A window of the Equus przewalskii isolate Varuska chromosome 10, EquPr2, whole genome shotgun sequence genome harbors these coding sequences:
- the COA3 gene encoding cytochrome c oxidase assembly factor 3 homolog, mitochondrial — protein MAASGSGDPVDAKSGEAPPAQRIDPTREKLTPAQLQFMRQVQLAQWQKTLPQRRTRNIVTGLGIGALVLAIYGYTFYSVSQERFLDELEDEVKAARARALERASGP, from the exons ATGGCGGCGTCGGGATCTGGTGACCCTGTCGATGCTAAGAGTGGAGAGGCCCCTCCGGCTCAGCGCATCGACCCTACTCGGGAGAAGCTAACTCCCGCGCAACTGCAATTCATGCGGCAGGTGCAGCTCGCCCAGTGGCAGAAGACGCTGCCGCAGCGGCGGACCCGGAACATCGTGACCGGCCTGGGCATTGGGGCCCTGGTGTTAGCTATTT ATGGTTACACCTTCTACTCGGTGTCCCAGGAGCGTTTCCTGGATGAGCTGGAGGATGAGGTCAAAGCTGCTCGAGCCCGGGCTCTGGAAAGGGCATCAGGACCCTGA